In Scleropages formosus chromosome 10, fSclFor1.1, whole genome shotgun sequence, a single genomic region encodes these proteins:
- the qpctla gene encoding glutaminyl-peptide cyclotransferase-like a isoform X2, whose translation MSKSGRRYRVGPAGNGAALGRCDHVRLPRAKLLLCCLCGALATALMLGLYLSGMPGGSEVRVHVPELVRDKLSHRSVKFSTAQVRRLASLVDMVRLWEAHLRPILRERLPGTVGSQVVRQHISSQLSDLSAGWQVEVESFSSTTPQGPVTFSNILAVLDPAAPRRLLLACHYDSKAIPPAPGAPQKPFIGASDSAVPCAMILELVTALNSQLKLFKQQKPPLTLQLVFFDGEEAFEEWTAIDSLYGSRHLAERMSRTPHPPGSAHTTELQALDLFVLLDLIGAPDPLFVNHFDNTARWFDRLIAAEAAQAGPVVFSSQGAELFQKGCVPWASTR comes from the exons ATGTCGAAGAGCGGCCGCAGGTACCGGGTCGGCCCGGCGGGAAACGGCGCCGCACTAGGCCGCTGCGACCACGTGCGGCTGCCGCGCGCCAAGCTCCTGCTGTGCTGTCTGTGCGGCGCGCTCGCGACGGCGCTCATGCTCGGACTGTACCTGTCCGGAATGCCCGGCGGGAGCGAGGTGCGCGTGCACGTCCCGGAGCTCGTCAGAGACAAG TTGTCTCACAGGTCCGTCAAGTTCTCCACAGCCCAGGTGAGGAGGTTGGCCTCCCTGGTGGATATGGTACGGCTGTGGGAGGCCCACCTACGGCCGATCCTCAGAGAGAGACTTCCGGGCACAGTGGGAAGCCAGGTGGTCCGCCAG CACATCTCCTCCCAGTTGAGCGACCTGTCTGCGGGCTGGCAGGTAGAAGTGGAGTCCTTCAGCTCCACCACCCCACAGGGTCCAGTCACCTTCTCCAACATTTTGGCAGTGCTGGACCCTGCAGCGCCACGACGGCTGCTCCTGGCTTGCCACTATGACTCCAAGGCTATCCCACCAGCCCCAGGGGCCCCTCAGAAGCCCTTTATTGGGGCCAGTGACTCGGCAGTCCCATGCGCCATGATTCTGGAACTGGTCACAGCCCTCAATAGTCAGCTGAAACTCTTTAAACAGCAG AAACCACCGCTCACTCTCCAGCTGGTGTTTTTTGATGGCGAGGAGGCCTTCGAAGAGTGGACAGCTATTGATTCGCTGTACGGCTCCCGCCACCTGGCCGAACGCATGTCTCGTACTCCCCACCCACCAGGTTCTGCCCACACCACAGAGTTGCAGGCCTTG GATCTCTTTGTCCTGCTGGATCTCATCGGTGCCCCGGATCCTCTGTTTGTCAATCACTTTGACAACACTGCCCGTTGGTTTGACCGACTCATTGCAGCAG AGGCTGCACAAGCTGGGCCTGTTGTCTTCTCATCCCAGGGAGCAGAGCTATTTCAGAAAGGATGTGTACCTTGGGCCAGTACAAGATGA
- the qpctla gene encoding glutaminyl-peptide cyclotransferase-like a isoform X1, whose protein sequence is MSKSGRRYRVGPAGNGAALGRCDHVRLPRAKLLLCCLCGALATALMLGLYLSGMPGGSEVRVHVPELVRDKLSHRSVKFSTAQVRRLASLVDMVRLWEAHLRPILRERLPGTVGSQVVRQHISSQLSDLSAGWQVEVESFSSTTPQGPVTFSNILAVLDPAAPRRLLLACHYDSKAIPPAPGAPQKPFIGASDSAVPCAMILELVTALNSQLKLFKQQKPPLTLQLVFFDGEEAFEEWTAIDSLYGSRHLAERMSRTPHPPGSAHTTELQALDLFVLLDLIGAPDPLFVNHFDNTARWFDRLIAAEKRLHKLGLLSSHPREQSYFRKDVYLGPVQDDHIPFLQRGVPVLHLIATPFPSFWHTLEDVEENMHAPTVENLTKILAVFLAEYLGL, encoded by the exons ATGTCGAAGAGCGGCCGCAGGTACCGGGTCGGCCCGGCGGGAAACGGCGCCGCACTAGGCCGCTGCGACCACGTGCGGCTGCCGCGCGCCAAGCTCCTGCTGTGCTGTCTGTGCGGCGCGCTCGCGACGGCGCTCATGCTCGGACTGTACCTGTCCGGAATGCCCGGCGGGAGCGAGGTGCGCGTGCACGTCCCGGAGCTCGTCAGAGACAAG TTGTCTCACAGGTCCGTCAAGTTCTCCACAGCCCAGGTGAGGAGGTTGGCCTCCCTGGTGGATATGGTACGGCTGTGGGAGGCCCACCTACGGCCGATCCTCAGAGAGAGACTTCCGGGCACAGTGGGAAGCCAGGTGGTCCGCCAG CACATCTCCTCCCAGTTGAGCGACCTGTCTGCGGGCTGGCAGGTAGAAGTGGAGTCCTTCAGCTCCACCACCCCACAGGGTCCAGTCACCTTCTCCAACATTTTGGCAGTGCTGGACCCTGCAGCGCCACGACGGCTGCTCCTGGCTTGCCACTATGACTCCAAGGCTATCCCACCAGCCCCAGGGGCCCCTCAGAAGCCCTTTATTGGGGCCAGTGACTCGGCAGTCCCATGCGCCATGATTCTGGAACTGGTCACAGCCCTCAATAGTCAGCTGAAACTCTTTAAACAGCAG AAACCACCGCTCACTCTCCAGCTGGTGTTTTTTGATGGCGAGGAGGCCTTCGAAGAGTGGACAGCTATTGATTCGCTGTACGGCTCCCGCCACCTGGCCGAACGCATGTCTCGTACTCCCCACCCACCAGGTTCTGCCCACACCACAGAGTTGCAGGCCTTG GATCTCTTTGTCCTGCTGGATCTCATCGGTGCCCCGGATCCTCTGTTTGTCAATCACTTTGACAACACTGCCCGTTGGTTTGACCGACTCATTGCAGCAG AGAAGAGGCTGCACAAGCTGGGCCTGTTGTCTTCTCATCCCAGGGAGCAGAGCTATTTCAGAAAGGATGTGTACCTTGGGCCAGTACAAGATGACCACATACCTTTCCTTCAGAGGG GGGTGCCTGTACTCCACCTCATTGCCACACCATTTCCCTCGTTCTGGCACACGCTGGAGGATGTAGAGGAAAACATGCATGCCCCCACAGTGGAGAACCTCACCAAGATCTTGGCTGTGTTCCTAGCTGAGTACCTTGGGCTGTGA
- the six9 gene encoding SIX homeobox 9: protein MASVFSAEQVACVCEVLLQGGAMERLSAFLRSLPTWPSLQGQESVLKARAAVAFHQGCFPELYSLLEGFHFSPRSHPLLQQLWLRAHYLEAERQRGRPLGAVGKYRVRRKFPLPRTIWDGEETSYCFKEKSRSVLRAWYCRKPYPTPREKRDLAAATGLTTTQVSNWFKNRRQRDRAAHCRDRYAMDKCDIQDFHL from the exons ATGGCATCAGTCTTTTCAGCAGAACAGGTGGCGTGCGTCTGTGAAGTGCTCCTGCAGGGTGGCGCCATGGAACGACTTTCCGCCTTCCTGCGCTCTCTGCCCACGTGGCCGTCCCTGCAGGGTCAGGAGAGCGTCCTGAAGGCGCGTGCGGCCGTCGCCTTCCACCAGGGCTGCTTCCCAGAACTCTACAGCCTGTTGGAGGGCTTCCACTTCTCCCCTCGCAGCCACCCactcctgcagcagctctggcTGCGTGCCCACTACCTTGAGGCTGAGCGCCAGCGGGGGCGCCCCCTGGGGGCCGTGGGCAAGTACCGCGTTCGCCGCAAGTTCCCGCTGCCCCGCACCATCTGGGACGGAGAGGAGACCAGCTACTGCTTCAAG gAGAAGTCTCGCAGCGTGCTCAGAGCATGGTACTGCCGCAAACCGTACCCAACGCCCCGGGAGAAGCGGGACCTCGCTGCTGCCACAGGCCTCACCACAACGCAGGTCAGCAACTGGTTCAAGAACCGGCGGCAGAGGGACCGGGCTGCTCACTGCCGGGACAGGTATGCCATGGACAAGTGTGACATTCAGGACTTTCATCTTTAG